From Gemmatimonadaceae bacterium, the proteins below share one genomic window:
- a CDS encoding SGNH/GDSL hydrolase family protein, which yields MPTFERYVAIGDSSTEGLEDAVPGARHRGWADRLAQHVASAQGRALMYANLAVRGRKIREVLEEQLAPALSFRPDLASVFAGTNDIIRSRVDLDAVCADLHTMQRALREIGATVVTITMPDLSEVLPLARRIQPRLEAFNARVRELSVDTGSLVLDVAAYPVASDPRLWHEDRLHANSEGHRRIAAGLAYRLGLPGFGEEWGAPLPPRPAPGIVANATAELRWVLGYLFPWILRRVTGRSSGDGVSAKRPALEPVHP from the coding sequence GTGCCCACATTCGAGCGCTACGTCGCCATCGGCGACTCATCCACCGAGGGGCTCGAGGACGCCGTGCCCGGCGCCCGCCACCGCGGCTGGGCGGACCGTCTGGCGCAGCACGTGGCCAGCGCGCAGGGGCGAGCGCTGATGTACGCCAACCTCGCCGTGCGCGGCCGCAAGATCCGTGAGGTCCTCGAGGAACAGCTCGCACCCGCGCTCTCCTTTCGCCCAGACTTGGCGAGCGTATTCGCCGGCACCAACGACATCATCCGCTCGCGCGTGGACCTCGACGCGGTCTGCGCCGATCTCCACACGATGCAGCGGGCGCTGCGCGAGATCGGTGCGACGGTGGTCACCATCACCATGCCGGATCTGAGTGAGGTGCTGCCGTTGGCGCGTCGCATCCAGCCGAGACTCGAGGCGTTCAACGCCAGGGTGAGGGAGCTTTCCGTCGACACGGGATCGCTCGTGCTGGACGTCGCCGCGTACCCAGTGGCCAGCGATCCTCGGCTCTGGCACGAGGACCGACTGCACGCCAACAGCGAGGGCCACCGGCGCATCGCTGCCGGGTTGGCGTATCGCCTTGGCCTGCCGGGATTCGGCGAGGAATGGGGGGCGCCGCTCCCGCCGCGCCCAGCGCCCGGGATCGTGGCGAACGCAACGGCGGAACTTCGCTGGGTGCTCGGCTATCTGTTCCCCTGGATCCTGCGCCGCGTCACGGGCCGTTCGTCCGGCGACGGGGTGTCCGCCAAGCGTCCCGCACTCGAACCGGTCCATCCATAG
- a CDS encoding TlpA family protein disulfide reductase, with amino-acid sequence MADARWSSRLRRWLSPWNLLTLAVLLWAAPRLLPHLGALVGLRSGPDAVPVYAYQTLDGGAVSADSLRGKVVLVNFWATWCAPCRAEMPLLEAMYERHRGAGLVIVGLAVDRVSTDAVAAFVRDRGVTYPIAHVDARAEAVFGGVRGYPTSFLLDRSGRIRHTVMGPIGPLSLEPAVRRLLAEPTNR; translated from the coding sequence TTGGCTGACGCCCGCTGGTCGAGCCGGCTGCGCCGCTGGCTCTCACCCTGGAACCTGCTGACGCTCGCGGTGCTCCTCTGGGCCGCACCGCGACTCCTGCCGCACCTCGGCGCGCTGGTCGGCCTGCGCTCGGGGCCGGATGCGGTCCCCGTGTATGCGTATCAAACGCTCGACGGGGGCGCGGTGTCGGCAGATTCGCTGCGCGGCAAGGTGGTGCTCGTGAACTTCTGGGCGACCTGGTGCGCGCCTTGTCGCGCGGAGATGCCGCTGCTTGAAGCAATGTACGAACGTCACCGCGGCGCAGGACTCGTGATCGTCGGGCTTGCGGTCGACCGGGTGTCCACGGACGCCGTCGCGGCCTTCGTACGAGATCGCGGCGTGACCTATCCGATCGCGCACGTGGACGCGAGGGCGGAGGCGGTGTTTGGTGGAGTACGTGGCTATCCGACCTCATTTCTGCTGGACCGCAGCGGGCGCATCCGCCATACCGTGATGGGGCCGATCGGCCCATTGAGCCTTGAGCCGGCGGTGCGCCGACTGCTCGCAGAACCCACGAACCGCTAA
- a CDS encoding glutathione peroxidase — MQSLHEIPITTIDGGEQTLEAYRGQVLLVVNVASQCGFTPQYTGLEHLYREYADRGFAVLGFPCNQFGAQEPGDEAEIKRFCSLHYDVTFPLFAKVEVNGGGTHPLYRVLKSERPGLLGTEAIKWNFTKFLVGRDGQVLKRFAPNDEPAELRSAIEAALG; from the coding sequence ATGCAGAGCCTTCACGAGATCCCCATCACCACCATCGACGGTGGCGAGCAGACGCTCGAGGCGTACCGGGGGCAGGTGCTCCTGGTCGTCAACGTCGCGAGCCAGTGCGGCTTCACACCGCAGTACACGGGCCTTGAGCATCTGTATCGCGAGTACGCGGATCGCGGATTCGCCGTGCTTGGGTTTCCCTGCAACCAGTTTGGTGCGCAGGAGCCTGGGGACGAGGCGGAAATCAAGCGCTTCTGTTCGCTGCACTACGACGTGACGTTCCCGCTCTTTGCGAAAGTCGAGGTCAACGGAGGCGGCACGCATCCGCTGTACCGCGTCCTCAAGTCGGAGCGGCCTGGGTTGCTGGGCACCGAGGCCATCAAGTGGAACTTCACGAAGTTCCTCGTCGGGCGTGATGGGCAGGTGCTGAAGCGGTTCGCACCGAACGATGAGCCAGCCGAGTTGCGCAGCGCCATCGAGGCAGCGCTTGGCTGA
- a CDS encoding S9 family peptidase: protein MRVTRLLLGLLPIAISSPALAQASRGFSLEQVMGAPYPTELTAAGERIAWTLNARGQRNVWVADGPAFEARRLTGYIADDGQAISSLRISPDGRHVVYVRGGDFGSNWDDALPVNPIGMPTSSRTEVWTVPFDGGTPVSLGEGENPVISPRSDVVVFQRNRQLWRAPIDGSTPATRLFELRGSNADAQFSPDGARIAFVSNRGTHAFIGIYMNADTPIRWVSPSTNRDWSPRWTRDGRQLVFARRHGAGGPPSDPRRPDANPWSIWVADASTGLARQRWTSDTTPRGSVPSTQGGVNLHIAAGNRIVFLSYQDGWPHLYSMPLDGSSAPILLTPGEHMAEHVSMSPDGRHVLYSGNTGHAREDIDRRHVVRAAVDRAGIEVLTQGDGLEWTPVVLASGKIAAIGATPQRAPVPFVLDGQARRWVGDNQVPADFPAARLVTPRQVIYTASDGVRVHAQIFEPPAGGPARRAAVVYVHGGPPRQMLLGWHYGDYYWNAYLMNQYLASRGFVVLAINYRLGIGYGFDFHRPPNAGAMGASEYLDVKAAGQYLRGLPTVDPARIAIYGGSYGGFLTALALGRDSQLFATGVDIHGVHDLTVDGGSRFGGTSWRFERSEAQMDSLARLAWDSSPVSAVGSWRSPVLLIHGDDDRNVRVSQTVDLVQRLRRQGVPFEEILIPDDTHHWMRWENQRRVNAAIAEYLERMLQPNR from the coding sequence ATGCGTGTGACGCGTCTGTTGCTCGGTCTGCTGCCCATCGCGATTTCCTCGCCCGCCTTGGCGCAGGCGAGTCGCGGCTTCTCGCTCGAGCAGGTGATGGGCGCGCCGTATCCCACGGAGCTCACGGCGGCGGGCGAGCGCATCGCGTGGACGCTCAATGCCCGTGGACAACGCAATGTGTGGGTCGCCGATGGGCCGGCGTTTGAAGCGCGACGCCTGACCGGGTACATCGCGGACGACGGCCAGGCCATTTCCAGCCTGCGCATCTCCCCTGACGGACGCCACGTCGTCTACGTGCGCGGCGGCGACTTCGGCTCCAATTGGGACGACGCGCTGCCCGTGAATCCCATCGGCATGCCGACGTCTTCGCGCACGGAGGTCTGGACCGTTCCGTTCGACGGCGGTACGCCGGTGTCGCTTGGCGAAGGCGAGAACCCAGTGATCTCTCCACGCTCGGATGTCGTGGTGTTCCAGCGGAACCGCCAGCTGTGGCGCGCACCAATCGACGGGTCGACTCCCGCCACGCGCCTGTTCGAATTGCGCGGCAGCAACGCGGATGCCCAGTTCTCACCCGACGGCGCGCGCATCGCCTTCGTCTCCAACCGCGGGACACACGCCTTCATAGGCATCTATATGAATGCGGACACGCCGATTCGCTGGGTGTCGCCCAGCACAAATCGGGATTGGTCCCCGCGCTGGACGCGCGATGGTCGACAACTGGTGTTCGCGCGACGGCACGGCGCTGGTGGGCCACCCAGCGATCCGCGCCGGCCGGACGCGAATCCGTGGAGCATCTGGGTCGCCGATGCGAGTACGGGCCTGGCGCGGCAGCGCTGGACGAGCGACACCACGCCGCGGGGAAGCGTGCCCAGCACGCAGGGCGGCGTGAACCTGCACATCGCGGCGGGGAATCGCATCGTGTTCCTCAGCTACCAGGATGGCTGGCCACACCTGTACTCGATGCCCCTCGATGGGAGCAGCGCGCCCATCCTGCTGACACCGGGCGAGCACATGGCCGAGCACGTCTCGATGTCGCCGGACGGGCGCCACGTACTCTATTCGGGCAATACCGGGCACGCACGTGAGGACATCGACCGTCGACACGTCGTACGCGCTGCCGTGGATCGAGCGGGCATCGAGGTCCTCACGCAGGGCGATGGACTCGAATGGACGCCAGTGGTGTTGGCTAGCGGCAAGATCGCGGCCATCGGCGCGACGCCGCAGCGTGCACCGGTGCCATTCGTGCTCGACGGGCAAGCACGTCGCTGGGTGGGAGACAACCAGGTGCCGGCGGACTTCCCGGCTGCGAGACTGGTGACGCCACGACAGGTCATCTACACGGCGTCGGACGGAGTGCGCGTGCATGCGCAGATCTTCGAACCACCGGCCGGCGGCCCCGCGCGACGGGCGGCAGTGGTCTACGTGCACGGCGGTCCGCCGCGCCAGATGCTCCTGGGTTGGCACTACGGCGACTACTACTGGAACGCCTACCTGATGAACCAGTACCTCGCGAGCCGCGGGTTCGTGGTGCTGGCCATCAACTATCGGCTGGGCATCGGCTACGGCTTCGACTTCCATCGTCCGCCGAATGCCGGCGCGATGGGGGCCAGTGAGTATCTCGATGTGAAGGCAGCGGGCCAGTATTTGCGGGGCCTGCCGACGGTCGATCCCGCGCGCATCGCCATCTATGGCGGATCCTACGGCGGATTCCTCACGGCGCTCGCCCTCGGTCGCGACTCGCAACTCTTTGCCACCGGCGTGGACATCCACGGCGTACACGACCTCACGGTGGACGGCGGCAGCCGGTTCGGCGGGACCTCGTGGCGCTTTGAGCGCTCCGAAGCACAGATGGACTCGCTGGCCCGTCTCGCCTGGGACTCGTCGCCGGTCTCTGCCGTAGGTAGCTGGCGCTCGCCGGTGCTGCTCATCCACGGCGACGACGACCGAAACGTCCGGGTGAGCCAGACCGTAGACCTCGTGCAGCGCCTCCGCCGGCAGGGTGTCCCGTTCGAGGAGATCTTGATTCCAGACGACACGCACCATTGGATGCGCTGGGAGAACCAGCGGCGAGTCAATGCCGCAATTGCGGAGTACTTGGAGCGAATGCTTCAACCGAACCGGTGA
- a CDS encoding class I SAM-dependent methyltransferase yields the protein MGTSEYRLVDAPVVFAPGARDVSGVSQQPAPRPPIDPASLNVGAQDSMWTNLGFWPGAASYAEAATALAFRVGQAAQLRAGDVVVDYACGYGDSLRLWVERFGVARVIGVEPDAALARVVRARIVDWGLADRISIECERAERISPDSLAADVSAVVCVDGAYHFESRRKWLLRSLQALPSGGRLGIADLVFAARAAGSWRIAGLARLVNVPAANLETTDELETTIAGAGARVRWSEGAGEAVLDGFCRNVSARGLPIELTRRMIRFARRGRLVDYRIIGCVRE from the coding sequence GTGGGCACGTCGGAATATCGCCTCGTGGACGCCCCGGTGGTCTTTGCGCCCGGCGCCCGCGATGTTTCCGGCGTGTCCCAGCAGCCCGCCCCGCGCCCGCCGATCGATCCCGCCTCGCTCAACGTCGGCGCGCAGGATTCGATGTGGACGAACCTCGGCTTCTGGCCGGGCGCCGCGAGCTACGCGGAGGCCGCTACGGCGCTGGCATTCCGCGTGGGCCAGGCCGCGCAGCTGCGGGCGGGAGACGTGGTCGTGGACTACGCCTGCGGCTACGGCGACTCCCTGCGGCTCTGGGTGGAGCGCTTTGGGGTGGCGCGCGTGATTGGCGTGGAACCGGACGCGGCGCTGGCCCGCGTGGTGCGCGCACGGATCGTCGACTGGGGACTCGCTGACCGCATCAGCATCGAGTGCGAACGCGCCGAGCGCATCTCGCCCGATTCGCTTGCGGCAGACGTGTCCGCCGTCGTGTGCGTTGATGGTGCCTATCACTTCGAGTCCCGCCGCAAATGGCTGCTGCGGTCACTGCAGGCACTCCCGAGCGGCGGGCGCCTCGGCATTGCCGATCTTGTCTTCGCCGCCCGGGCTGCGGGATCGTGGCGCATCGCAGGCCTTGCTCGCCTGGTCAACGTGCCAGCGGCGAATCTCGAAACGACGGATGAACTGGAGACCACCATCGCCGGCGCTGGCGCGCGCGTGCGATGGAGCGAGGGCGCGGGCGAGGCAGTGCTGGACGGATTCTGCCGCAATGTGTCGGCTCGCGGACTGCCGATTGAGCTGACGCGACGCATGATCCGCTTCGCGCGCCGCGGGCGCCTGGTGGACTACCGCATCATCGGCTGCGTGCGCGAGTAG
- a CDS encoding DUF2490 domain-containing protein gives MRRLSLLLLAASAASLRAQSDWTTVQQSAVWVNAFLDHAVSDRTALWFDGHWRRDGMATNPQQVLLRPGVQFTLRPRLRLGAGYAYIATAPYGAAPSAAPLREHRIWQQATIAQRLGNLDISHRVRWEQRWLASVQPGGDLTPSSYAQRARYFVRAQRPLGAWRLAAGPVRGFVWDEIFVPIAHADGRAKRLQNRVGAGLAFPVSPRQRLEVGYMHQWNRITPRETHEINHTLVLSWAWTARR, from the coding sequence ATGCGACGGCTTTCCCTCTTGCTCTTGGCCGCGTCCGCGGCATCCCTGCGCGCCCAGTCGGATTGGACCACGGTTCAGCAATCGGCCGTCTGGGTCAACGCGTTCCTCGACCACGCCGTGTCGGATCGCACCGCACTGTGGTTCGACGGCCATTGGCGCCGCGACGGCATGGCCACGAATCCGCAGCAAGTGCTGCTGCGCCCGGGCGTGCAGTTCACCCTGCGCCCACGCCTGCGACTGGGCGCCGGCTACGCCTACATCGCCACGGCGCCGTACGGAGCGGCGCCGAGCGCAGCGCCGCTGCGTGAACACCGCATCTGGCAACAGGCGACGATCGCCCAGCGGCTGGGGAATCTCGACATCTCCCATCGCGTACGCTGGGAGCAGCGCTGGCTCGCCAGCGTCCAGCCCGGCGGCGACCTCACGCCGTCCAGCTACGCGCAACGCGCCCGGTACTTCGTGCGCGCGCAGCGTCCGCTCGGCGCCTGGCGCCTCGCTGCTGGACCCGTCCGCGGCTTTGTGTGGGATGAGATCTTCGTGCCCATCGCACACGCGGACGGCCGTGCCAAGCGATTGCAGAACCGTGTGGGTGCAGGCTTGGCGTTCCCCGTCTCACCGCGGCAGCGCCTGGAAGTCGGATATATGCACCAGTGGAATCGCATCACACCGCGCGAGACGCACGAAATCAACCACACCCTCGTGCTCTCCTGGGCGTGGACGGCGCGCCGCTGA
- a CDS encoding MBL fold metallo-hydrolase: MRLLIHLGRCVGRAFVIAIATATLLLGTKASAQPLQLVVLGTGTPNADPDRSGPALAVVRGERSYLVDAGPGIVRRAASAVREHNIDALSPPNLRVLFLTHLHSDHTVGLPDVLLSAWTLERTVPLRIFGPPGTKAMVEHLLAAYREDIRNRLDGLEPANETGWQVEVTEIEPGLVFDDGNVRVRAFAVPHGDWAVAFGYRFDSPDRSIVISGDTRASDAVIEACNGCDLLAHEVYSALRFQTRPPAWQRYHLTAHTSTTELATIATRAQARQLLVYHQLFWGTDDDGLVAELRAAGYRGPLQSARDLVIY; encoded by the coding sequence ATGCGCCTCCTGATTCATCTGGGCCGATGCGTCGGCCGCGCGTTCGTGATTGCCATCGCCACCGCGACGCTGCTTCTCGGGACCAAGGCATCGGCGCAGCCGCTGCAGCTCGTCGTCCTCGGGACCGGGACCCCGAATGCGGATCCCGATCGCAGCGGACCGGCACTGGCGGTGGTACGCGGCGAGCGTTCGTACTTGGTCGATGCCGGCCCCGGCATCGTGCGGCGCGCGGCGTCGGCGGTGCGCGAGCACAACATCGACGCGCTGAGTCCGCCCAACCTCCGCGTGCTATTCTTGACGCACTTGCACTCGGACCACACGGTGGGCCTCCCCGATGTGCTGCTGAGCGCGTGGACGCTGGAGCGCACGGTACCGCTGCGGATCTTTGGGCCGCCGGGCACGAAGGCGATGGTCGAACACCTCCTCGCCGCCTACCGCGAGGACATCCGCAACCGTCTCGACGGACTCGAGCCAGCGAACGAGACCGGATGGCAGGTCGAGGTCACCGAGATCGAACCCGGCCTCGTGTTCGACGATGGCAACGTGCGTGTCCGCGCCTTTGCCGTGCCGCACGGCGACTGGGCCGTCGCCTTCGGCTACCGCTTCGACTCGCCCGACCGCAGCATCGTGATTTCCGGTGACACGCGCGCCAGCGACGCCGTCATCGAGGCCTGCAACGGATGCGACCTCCTGGCCCACGAGGTCTACTCGGCGCTGCGATTTCAGACGCGTCCTCCTGCCTGGCAGCGCTATCACCTCACGGCGCACACCTCCACCACGGAGCTGGCGACGATTGCGACGCGCGCGCAGGCGCGGCAGCTGTTGGTCTACCATCAGCTCTTTTGGGGAACCGATGACGACGGCCTCGTGGCGGAGCTTCGCGCCGCCGGATACCGAGGACCGCTACAGTCGGCGCGCGACCTCGTGATCTACTGA
- a CDS encoding TolC family protein, with protein sequence MLRVLSIAGALLLSAASPLAAQLSLADALRTAESSAYANRIATAEASAQAAGLAAYRGILPTLRVEAGYLATNDPINAFGTTLRQRAITPADFDPARLNYPDAARAKMAGLVLEQPLLNADAWTGRRAAGAAANASEAMAAWTRTATSTDVIRAYYGATLAAERRATLAAALRAADAHVARAQALADTGMVTRADALLARVRAGEVRSQLLEAENDAAMATRGLATLLGADALAAPLPDALPASAAILAQAAADSAANAGAAIRADVTAATAAATATSADAWRARSLYLPRLNGFARYDWNDADAWFANQRAWTVGVMATWTPFAGASEISEVRSTNARADAATARREAAVANAALELERSHGRLQVAIARLGIAEDAVAQSAEAHRIVARKYDGGLATISELLEAAATETQSRLMLTMARYQLIDATAQRRVALGTDPRTLVALDAAPTTDSNR encoded by the coding sequence ATGCTTCGAGTCCTTTCGATCGCCGGGGCGCTGCTGCTCAGTGCCGCCTCCCCGCTCGCCGCCCAGCTCTCGCTGGCCGACGCGCTTCGCACCGCCGAGTCCTCGGCCTACGCCAACCGCATCGCCACCGCCGAGGCCTCCGCCCAGGCGGCCGGCCTCGCGGCCTACCGTGGGATTCTCCCGACGCTGCGCGTCGAGGCGGGATACCTCGCCACCAACGACCCCATCAACGCCTTCGGCACGACGCTGCGCCAACGTGCCATCACGCCGGCGGACTTCGATCCGGCACGTCTGAACTATCCCGACGCCGCGCGCGCCAAGATGGCCGGGCTCGTGCTCGAGCAGCCCCTGCTGAACGCCGATGCTTGGACCGGCCGCCGGGCCGCCGGTGCCGCGGCCAATGCGAGCGAGGCGATGGCCGCGTGGACGCGCACCGCGACCAGCACCGATGTCATTCGCGCCTACTACGGTGCGACGCTCGCTGCAGAACGTCGCGCGACGCTCGCCGCCGCGCTTCGTGCCGCAGACGCACACGTGGCGCGCGCGCAGGCGCTCGCCGACACCGGCATGGTCACTCGCGCCGACGCCCTCCTCGCTCGCGTGCGCGCCGGCGAAGTGCGCAGCCAGCTTCTCGAGGCCGAGAACGACGCGGCGATGGCGACGCGCGGCCTCGCCACGCTGCTCGGCGCTGACGCACTCGCAGCGCCGTTGCCGGACGCGCTTCCGGCCAGCGCCGCAATCCTGGCCCAGGCGGCGGCCGACAGCGCGGCAAACGCCGGTGCCGCAATCCGCGCCGACGTTACGGCCGCGACTGCCGCCGCCACCGCCACCTCCGCCGATGCGTGGCGCGCCAGATCCTTGTACCTGCCGCGTCTCAACGGCTTCGCCCGCTACGACTGGAACGATGCCGACGCCTGGTTTGCGAACCAGCGCGCCTGGACCGTCGGCGTGATGGCCACGTGGACTCCCTTCGCAGGCGCCAGCGAGATCTCCGAGGTTCGAAGCACGAACGCCCGCGCCGATGCCGCAACGGCTCGTCGCGAGGCCGCCGTTGCCAACGCCGCGCTCGAGCTCGAACGCTCACACGGCCGGCTGCAGGTCGCCATCGCCCGACTCGGCATCGCCGAGGATGCCGTGGCGCAGTCCGCGGAAGCACATCGCATCGTCGCCCGGAAGTACGATGGCGGTCTGGCCACGATCAGCGAGCTCCTCGAGGCCGCCGCCACCGAAACCCAGAGCCGTCTGATGCTGACGATGGCGCGCTACCAGCTCATTGACGCCACCGCCCAGCGCCGCGTGGCGCTCGGCACCGACCCCCGCACGCTCGTCGCGCTCGACGCCGCCCCCACCACTGACAGCAACCGCTGA